Genomic DNA from Alkalihalobacterium alkalinitrilicum:
AATGCCGTTTAGAGAGCATAAATACCTTTTATACAATTAATGTAAAAGGGATAACAGCTTATCCTTGCCCATATATCAGAATGAGACACATACTCCATTTAACATTCACATAAGAACAATAGATAAAAAGAATGTCAGAGAGAAATTCAACTATAGCTTTAAAGAGAATTTATTGGACCTAATTAATTTAGTATAGGAATAAAAGAAAAGTAAAACATTTAAATAGGCATATAGAAACTATTCTTTTTTTTAGAAATCAGGTGTCCCCAAACATCAAAGGCAAATCTGAAGCAATTATTTGTCAGACAAGAGGAGATTAGTTCTTCTGAAAAATAAATCCTTTAAAGATGGGCTTGTGGCGGAAATGTTAGGCGCACACGACTCAAAATCGTGTTCCTTCTGGAGTGTCGGTTCGCCCCCGACCACCGGTACCATTTCTACATATGAACACTTGATTTTGTAAGGCTTCCTGCCAATTTGGAAGTCTTTTTATTGTTTCTACTGCACAAGACTTTTTTAGGCAAAGTCATATTCCTATGGTCATATGTACCCTTTCATAAATATTACCAATTTATAATTGAAAGGGAGTTATACAAATGAGAAGAAATAATCAATTATCAATTAATGAGATTGACTTTATTATGGACAATGTGACAAAGGAAGAAATAGACTTTGAAGAAGCATTAAAATTATTCCTTGAGGATTGTGAAATTAGGAATTTAAGGGCACATACAACCAAGTATTACAAGAATGAATTGAGTGCCTTTTATAAAATTTTAAGGGAACAGGAGATTGACCCTGCCCCACACAAGATTAGAAATGAACATATTAAAAGAAATGTTATTCTTTATTTAAAGGATATAAAAGGTCTAAAGATTGTTTCAATTAATACTAAGCTAAGAGCAATAAGAAGTTTCTTTAATTTTCTTCATAGGGAAAAGCATATTACTAACAATCCTGTTGAAAACATTAAATTATTGAAAGATAGGAAAAGTGCTATGCCTACTTTCTCAAAAGAACAACTATCTGACTTGTTTAAGCAACCTGATTTAAGAACATTCACAGGTATTAGGGATTACACAATTATGTCACTGTTACTTGAAACAGGTGTAAGGGCAAATGAGTGTGTAGGCATTTCATTAGGTGATGTAAACTATAATGAATGTACAGTATTAATTAGAAATGCTAAAGGATATAAAGAAAGACTTGTGCCTATTCAATCCACCATGAAAAATCTTTTAAAGAAATACATTGCAATTAGGGGCACTGTTAAAACAGATGCCTTGTTTGTAACAATAGATGGAACACCATTAACCAAAAGACAATTACAAAACAGAGTAACTTACTATGGTAATAAAGCCAAGATAAAAGATGTAAGATGTTCTTGTCACACTTTTAGACATACCTTTGCAAAGCTATCAGTTAAGGGTGGGGCAGATATATTTACTTTACAAAGTATTCTAGGTCATACAAGCATGGAAATGGTAAGAACTTATGTGAATTTGTTTAGTGATGATGTGATGGAGAAGCATAAAGAATTTTCACCATTAAAAAATTTAAAGAGCAGACTTTAATTGTACACAGTGTTTAATAATTCATATTTCTTGAAGATATATTTGTTAATATCAATGGTTTAACAAAATAAATTAGTAATTCAACAGAGTTTATAAATGAATTGGAAGGGGAAACTCTTCCTTTTTTATATTTGAGCAAACAAAGATAGTATTATTTGGTAAAATATGCTTATGTAATAGTTTTAAGGGGGGATGTAGTTGAATTTAAGCAATATACAATCCATTCTAAAAGAGATAGAGCAAGAAAGGTACTATATTCATAACTTTGTTGTTAAAGCACTGAGAATAGCCAAAAGTAGAAATGATGTTAAAGAGGTTATGTTATTCACAATTAACAAAACTAGCCTTAATGATACTAGCATAAAGAAAGTATATGGGGAAATGAAAGAATATGCTCTAAATATAGGTTTTTCTGAAGAAGAGCTAAAAATTAAGTTTGCTGAAGTCTGGAATGATGTTTTAGAAATAAGAAAATGTAATTGGTATGACATAAATTCAAAAAAGCTACAAAATGGCTATACATTAAATATGTCTGTAAGTGAAATGACAGATTATTTAAATCATATCACCAATTTATTAGAAGGTAATAAGTTACCAGGTGGTTTAGCTCCTTTAGACTTATATTTTGAAAATGAAAAAAAGCAACATATTGATAGT
This window encodes:
- a CDS encoding tyrosine-type recombinase/integrase gives rise to the protein MRRNNQLSINEIDFIMDNVTKEEIDFEEALKLFLEDCEIRNLRAHTTKYYKNELSAFYKILREQEIDPAPHKIRNEHIKRNVILYLKDIKGLKIVSINTKLRAIRSFFNFLHREKHITNNPVENIKLLKDRKSAMPTFSKEQLSDLFKQPDLRTFTGIRDYTIMSLLLETGVRANECVGISLGDVNYNECTVLIRNAKGYKERLVPIQSTMKNLLKKYIAIRGTVKTDALFVTIDGTPLTKRQLQNRVTYYGNKAKIKDVRCSCHTFRHTFAKLSVKGGADIFTLQSILGHTSMEMVRTYVNLFSDDVMEKHKEFSPLKNLKSRL